A portion of the Bulleidia sp. zg-1006 genome contains these proteins:
- a CDS encoding patatin family protein, giving the protein MKKLGLVLEGGGIRGAYTAGALAWLHDQHIHFDYGVGISSGAIYLVLYWDGQEKLAYDLATKYSIAPEIVGLKALVKEGHYVAYKRLFEHYLCDVGHFNGKNLVKKNVPVEVGCYVLEHGQTEYFPVDENLQTILGSASLPIAAKVIEYQGLHLLDGGVTKMIPIERAMEQGCTHTLVITTKARDYVRKPASLLVKMLMKVVYRSYPQMAKDYALRHINYYKQRQLIDDYVKKGQAVNIYPTVNVPVSRWKGSAEQAKQLYELGYSDMENRKEEIMELIKEED; this is encoded by the coding sequence ATGAAAAAATTGGGATTAGTATTAGAAGGTGGGGGAATTCGGGGAGCCTATACAGCTGGAGCTTTGGCTTGGCTTCATGACCAACATATCCATTTTGACTATGGAGTTGGTATTTCCTCAGGAGCGATTTATTTAGTGCTTTATTGGGATGGTCAGGAAAAATTAGCGTATGATTTGGCGACGAAGTATTCTATTGCTCCAGAAATCGTTGGCTTAAAAGCTTTAGTAAAAGAAGGACATTATGTAGCGTATAAACGTTTATTTGAACATTATCTATGTGATGTTGGTCATTTTAATGGTAAAAATTTGGTGAAAAAAAATGTGCCTGTTGAAGTGGGTTGTTATGTCTTAGAACATGGTCAAACCGAATATTTTCCAGTGGATGAGAACTTACAGACAATACTAGGTTCCGCTTCATTACCAATTGCCGCAAAGGTTATTGAATACCAAGGCTTACATCTATTGGATGGTGGGGTTACGAAGATGATTCCAATTGAAAGAGCGATGGAACAAGGCTGTACACATACATTAGTGATTACAACTAAGGCAAGGGATTATGTACGTAAACCAGCTAGTCTACTTGTTAAAATGTTGATGAAGGTGGTGTATCGAAGCTATCCACAAATGGCGAAGGATTATGCGCTTCGTCATATTAATTATTACAAGCAACGTCAACTGATTGATGACTATGTTAAAAAAGGGCAGGCAGTCAATATTTATCCAACCGTTAATGTGCCGGTTTCTCGTTGGAAGGGTTCGGCTGAACAAGCGAAACAGTTGTATGAATTAGGATATTCCGATATGGAAAACCGCAAGGAAGAAATCATGGAATTAATAAAAGAAGAAGACTAA
- the cls gene encoding cardiolipin synthase translates to MHRLLKFLSSKLMWIGPLILIQLYLYLSFFVTGSFLYGSFERIFRISALAFAIYIINRPSDAHYKIAWLLVLLSFPVTGVAIFLLAGNRRVPRKLARGTVKANRAMNDLLKQDEKVVEQLKIHYPEEEPLFRFGRDYSDFPVYENTKATYFPSGEVWVKSFLEDLKSAKHFIFLEYYIVIDGYLWDQVVAILQEKVKAGVEVKIIMDDFGSAVLPMSYDKKLRDIGIEIYRFNPLRPALSIKMNNRDHRKIAVVDNRIAYTGGVNIADEYINHIRRFGYWKDSAIRLEGKAVWSFTCMFLGLWTYLKKDKNHLCYEKYCLKYEIENDGFFQPFADSPTDEQNLGLDIHINLINRAKKYIYIDSAYLVITDTIRDLLILAAKRGVDVRILTPHIPDKAWVFQITRGNYEALVKAGIKIYEFTPGFNHAKNIVVDDLIGLVGTINTDYRSYFLHFENGVLFVHRPTAIEMRKNFEEAIAQSELMTKETCEAKAIVRLFRDILNLFVPMV, encoded by the coding sequence ATGCATCGTTTATTGAAGTTTCTTTCATCCAAGTTAATGTGGATTGGTCCTTTGATTCTAATCCAACTCTACCTATATCTTTCCTTCTTTGTGACGGGAAGTTTTCTCTATGGTTCTTTTGAAAGAATTTTCCGCATCAGCGCCTTAGCTTTTGCAATTTATATCATTAATCGACCAAGTGATGCTCATTATAAGATTGCTTGGTTATTAGTGCTGTTATCTTTTCCGGTAACTGGTGTAGCTATTTTCTTGTTGGCAGGGAATCGTCGTGTACCGCGTAAATTAGCTCGTGGGACGGTTAAAGCCAATCGAGCCATGAACGATTTACTTAAGCAAGATGAAAAAGTAGTTGAACAATTAAAAATTCATTATCCCGAAGAAGAACCTTTATTCCGTTTTGGACGTGATTATAGTGATTTTCCGGTTTATGAAAACACAAAAGCAACTTATTTTCCAAGTGGAGAAGTTTGGGTAAAATCCTTTTTAGAGGATTTAAAGTCGGCGAAACACTTTATCTTTTTAGAATATTACATTGTGATTGATGGTTATCTATGGGATCAGGTTGTTGCTATTTTACAAGAAAAAGTAAAAGCAGGTGTGGAAGTTAAAATTATCATGGATGACTTTGGTAGTGCTGTTTTACCGATGAGCTATGATAAGAAATTGCGTGACATCGGTATTGAAATTTATCGTTTTAATCCATTGCGACCAGCTTTATCCATTAAAATGAACAATCGTGATCATCGTAAGATTGCGGTTGTGGATAATCGTATTGCCTATACTGGCGGGGTAAACATTGCGGATGAGTACATTAATCACATTCGTCGCTTTGGCTATTGGAAAGATTCAGCCATTCGTTTAGAAGGTAAAGCGGTTTGGTCTTTTACCTGTATGTTCCTAGGCTTATGGACATACTTAAAGAAAGATAAAAATCATTTATGCTATGAAAAATATTGTTTAAAGTATGAGATAGAAAATGATGGTTTTTTCCAACCTTTTGCGGATAGTCCTACTGATGAGCAAAACCTAGGCTTGGATATACATATCAATCTCATTAACCGTGCGAAAAAGTATATTTACATTGATTCAGCTTATTTAGTGATTACAGATACCATTCGTGATTTATTGATACTAGCGGCGAAAAGGGGTGTGGATGTTCGCATTTTAACTCCCCATATTCCTGATAAAGCCTGGGTATTCCAGATCACACGAGGAAATTATGAAGCCTTAGTAAAAGCGGGGATTAAAATTTATGAATTCACACCAGGATTTAATCATGCGAAGAATATTGTTGTAGACGATTTGATAGGTTTAGTTGGAACCATCAATACCGATTATCGAAGCTATTTCTTGCACTTTGAAAATGGGGTGTTGTTTGTACATCGACCAACAGCGATAGAAATGCGAAAGAATTTTGAAGAAGCCATTGCGCAATCAGAACTCATGACAAAGGAAACATGTGAAGCAAAGGCGATTGTGCGTCTTTTCCGTGATATTTTGAATTTATTTGTACCAATGGTTTAG
- a CDS encoding GNAT family N-acetyltransferase — protein sequence MENIVYRNGDGEIQIQLESIEDSGWFRRERCYSFSILHQGIYVGYVDYRSGPYEIMYYAGNIGYRINFQHRGHHYALKATRLLLEFLMEYELACSVFITCSPDNIPSRKTIEKLSARFLEEVDVPRKHWLYKRGEKRKLIYEINLV from the coding sequence ATGGAAAATATAGTGTACCGGAATGGTGATGGAGAAATTCAAATCCAACTAGAATCCATTGAAGATAGTGGCTGGTTTCGTCGGGAACGATGCTACTCTTTTTCCATTCTTCACCAAGGTATCTATGTAGGCTATGTGGATTATCGAAGCGGTCCTTATGAAATTATGTATTATGCGGGGAATATTGGCTATCGCATCAATTTTCAGCACCGCGGTCATCACTATGCCTTAAAGGCAACCCGTCTTTTACTTGAATTTTTAATGGAATATGAACTAGCGTGCTCTGTTTTCATTACCTGTAGTCCAGATAATATTCCTTCTCGTAAAACCATTGAAAAATTATCAGCTCGTTTCTTAGAAGAAGTGGATGTTCCTAGAAAGCACTGGCTATACAAACGTGGTGAAAAAAGAAAGCTAATTTATGAAATAAATTTGGTATAA
- a CDS encoding 1-phosphofructokinase family hexose kinase: MIGTCTLKPSLDYYLEFEKEIEQGKTNRSGLEYYEAGGKGVNVSIVLNNLHIPSRAFGFLGGFTKDFYISLLQKYELIRPSFVYTEGMTRINVKAHAPTHTNYNAAGPYITHEDMKKLAEKVFSLYEGDYFVLAGSTPDYLVKDVIGILRNGAEDGVELVLDDCDVTVLNEALVLKPFLVKFNLEDYREEVGKQVSRHELLAYGKSLLGKGARHVIILESKTNAFYMSEEGYFEAPLSDGDQQVNTVGVGDSIVAGFLMNYQRSYNGMESFRFAASCGSATAYSKGLATMERINQQFESIEVKRLEDEKE, translated from the coding sequence ATGATTGGTACCTGCACTTTAAAGCCATCTTTAGATTATTATTTAGAGTTTGAAAAGGAAATTGAACAGGGTAAAACAAACCGCTCCGGTTTGGAATATTACGAAGCTGGTGGAAAGGGGGTCAATGTGTCGATTGTTTTGAATAATCTACATATTCCCAGCCGTGCTTTTGGATTTTTAGGTGGTTTTACGAAAGATTTCTATATTTCTTTATTACAAAAATACGAACTCATTCGACCTTCTTTTGTTTATACAGAAGGGATGACTCGTATTAATGTGAAAGCTCATGCTCCAACGCATACCAATTACAATGCGGCAGGTCCTTATATTACACATGAGGATATGAAAAAACTGGCAGAAAAGGTTTTTTCTCTTTATGAGGGAGATTATTTTGTGCTGGCCGGTTCAACTCCTGATTATTTAGTAAAAGATGTGATTGGTATTTTACGCAATGGTGCTGAGGATGGAGTGGAGCTTGTCTTGGATGATTGTGATGTGACCGTTTTAAATGAAGCTTTAGTACTCAAGCCATTTCTAGTGAAATTCAATTTAGAAGATTACCGAGAAGAAGTGGGAAAACAAGTTAGTCGTCATGAATTATTGGCGTATGGTAAGTCTTTATTAGGCAAAGGGGCTCGTCATGTGATCATCTTAGAAAGTAAAACGAATGCGTTTTATATGAGCGAAGAGGGTTACTTTGAGGCACCCTTAAGTGATGGCGATCAACAGGTCAACACGGTTGGTGTGGGTGATTCTATTGTGGCCGGCTTTTTAATGAATTACCAGCGTTCTTATAATGGCATGGAAAGCTTTCGTTTTGCGGCAAGCTGCGGGTCAGCAACGGCTTATTCTAAAGGTTTAGCAACGATGGAACGTATCAATCAACAATTTGAAAGTATCGAAGTAAAGAGGTTAGAAGATGAAAAAGAGTAG
- the pepT gene encoding peptidase T, producing the protein MTALERFIRYITIPSTSNPKNEGVTPSSDIQWDMARQLEKDLKEIGLSHIRVEERCYVYAELEANIDKKVPSVGFIAHMDTAADFNGHNIQPRVIENYDGGVIVLNEKRSLLPKDYPALTRKVGKTLVVTDGHSLLGADDKAGVTAIMEAMKYLVEHPEIKHGKICVGFTPDEEIGNGPKYFDVKNFGADFAYTIDGGEIQELEDENFNATSATVKISGNSIHPGSAKNRMINAAKQACVFQTMIPDALSPEHTELREGFIHLIEVKGNTVAASLEYILRDHDFDKLQAQKELLKSASNLLNKQVGQEICSVEFVDTYRNMKAVLDKRPEVVDVAEKAMKKLGIPVVRTAVRGGTDGAQLSFMGLPCPNLGAGGANFHGPYEYLVLDEMLEAIEVMIQIVKEVVEL; encoded by the coding sequence ATGACAGCTTTAGAAAGATTTATTCGTTATATTACTATTCCCAGCACATCCAATCCTAAAAATGAAGGAGTAACACCTTCTTCGGATATTCAATGGGATATGGCACGTCAATTAGAAAAGGATTTAAAGGAAATTGGTTTAAGTCATATTCGTGTTGAAGAGCGTTGTTATGTTTATGCGGAATTAGAAGCAAATATAGACAAAAAAGTGCCAAGTGTGGGTTTTATTGCTCACATGGATACCGCCGCTGATTTTAATGGTCATAATATTCAACCAAGAGTGATTGAAAACTATGATGGTGGTGTCATTGTGTTAAATGAAAAACGTAGTTTGTTACCAAAGGATTATCCAGCTTTAACAAGAAAAGTTGGTAAGACATTAGTGGTAACGGATGGTCATTCTTTGCTGGGTGCTGATGATAAAGCAGGTGTAACTGCCATTATGGAAGCGATGAAATATCTGGTGGAACATCCGGAAATCAAGCATGGTAAGATTTGTGTTGGCTTTACACCAGATGAAGAAATTGGTAATGGACCAAAGTACTTTGATGTTAAAAACTTTGGTGCTGATTTTGCCTATACGATTGATGGTGGCGAAATTCAAGAATTAGAAGATGAAAACTTCAATGCGACTAGTGCCACGGTTAAGATTAGTGGTAATTCCATTCATCCCGGTAGTGCTAAAAATCGGATGATTAATGCCGCGAAACAAGCTTGTGTTTTTCAAACGATGATACCAGATGCTTTAAGTCCTGAACACACGGAATTAAGAGAAGGATTTATCCACTTAATTGAAGTGAAAGGAAACACTGTTGCAGCAAGTCTCGAATACATCTTACGAGATCATGATTTCGATAAATTGCAAGCACAAAAAGAACTATTAAAGTCGGCTTCCAACTTGCTTAATAAACAAGTTGGACAAGAAATTTGTTCAGTAGAATTTGTGGATACATATCGCAATATGAAAGCGGTACTGGATAAGCGGCCGGAAGTGGTTGATGTTGCTGAAAAAGCAATGAAAAAATTAGGTATCCCTGTTGTGCGTACAGCCGTTCGTGGCGGTACAGATGGAGCTCAATTGAGTTTCATGGGCTTACCTTGTCCAAATCTTGGAGCCGGGGGAGCGAATTTCCATGGACCTTATGAATACTTAGTTTTAGATGAAATGTTAGAAGCAATTGAAGTGATGATTCAAATTGTGAAAGAGGTGGTAGAACTATGA
- the typA gene encoding translational GTPase TypA gives MDYKKIINIAVIAHVDAGKSTLVDAFLHQSHVFRDNEEVADLIMDSNDLERERGITIYSKNCSVTYKDYKINIVDTPGHADFSSEVERIIKTVDTVILLVDSAEGPMPQTRFVLQKSLECGLKPILLINKLDKAEARVDEVIDEVYDLFLELDASDDQLDFPILYGIAREGIVRYEKQDTNTDIVPLFETIIHHTQAYPNLMEEPLQMQVSALAYDDYIGRLGIGRVYKGTLKASSPVTIVNANGTVKNGKTNQIFVYKGLSRVVQDEIQCGEICMISGIPDINIGDTLCPIGAPDPMPELKIEEPTLSMNFMVNDSPFAGQEGKFVTSRNIRERLEKELEVNVGLRVEDTDSTDTFKVSGRGELHLTILLEQMRREGYEIAVSRPEVILKKEDGHTLEPIEEVVIDVPTEYSGSVISSLNLRKGLMQNMEDIGTYTRITYSVPTRGLIGFRSDFINMTHGEGTLVQRLSGYEAYKGEIPQRENGALISTDTGGAMTYALWNIQERGQLFIGAQTPVYEGMIIGVSAKNMDMGVNPLKNKKMTAVRSTGNDEAMKLVPPRQLTLETAIEFINDDELVEITPENIRIRKKWLTEIDRRRHARDIGRIEREEK, from the coding sequence ATGGATTATAAAAAGATTATTAACATCGCAGTCATTGCACACGTTGATGCCGGTAAATCAACACTTGTGGATGCGTTCTTACACCAAAGTCATGTCTTCCGTGACAATGAAGAAGTTGCGGATTTAATCATGGACTCCAATGATTTGGAACGTGAAAGAGGAATTACCATTTATTCTAAGAACTGCTCCGTTACCTACAAAGACTACAAAATCAATATTGTTGATACACCGGGTCATGCTGATTTCTCTTCCGAAGTAGAACGTATCATTAAAACTGTTGATACTGTTATTTTATTGGTGGATTCAGCAGAAGGACCAATGCCACAAACCCGCTTTGTTTTGCAAAAGAGCTTAGAATGTGGTTTAAAGCCCATTTTATTAATCAATAAATTAGATAAAGCTGAGGCTAGAGTAGATGAAGTGATTGATGAAGTATATGATTTGTTCTTGGAGTTGGATGCTAGTGATGATCAATTGGATTTCCCAATTCTATACGGTATTGCTCGTGAAGGTATTGTTCGCTATGAAAAGCAAGATACCAATACAGACATCGTTCCTTTATTTGAAACCATCATTCACCACACGCAAGCCTATCCAAACTTAATGGAAGAACCTCTTCAAATGCAGGTATCAGCTTTAGCTTATGATGATTACATTGGTCGACTGGGTATTGGTCGTGTTTATAAAGGGACATTGAAGGCTTCATCACCGGTAACTATCGTTAATGCGAATGGAACAGTAAAGAATGGCAAAACCAATCAAATCTTTGTTTACAAAGGACTAAGTCGTGTTGTTCAGGACGAAATTCAATGTGGTGAAATTTGCATGATTTCCGGTATTCCGGACATCAATATTGGGGATACATTATGTCCAATTGGCGCACCGGATCCAATGCCGGAATTAAAGATTGAAGAACCCACCTTGTCGATGAATTTTATGGTCAATGACTCTCCATTTGCCGGGCAAGAAGGCAAGTTTGTGACATCACGTAACATCCGTGAACGCTTAGAAAAAGAATTGGAAGTCAATGTTGGTTTACGTGTGGAAGATACGGACTCAACGGATACCTTCAAGGTTTCAGGGCGTGGTGAATTACATTTAACCATTCTTCTTGAACAAATGCGTCGTGAAGGATATGAAATTGCGGTTTCTCGTCCGGAAGTTATTTTAAAGAAAGAAGATGGGCATACGCTAGAACCGATTGAAGAAGTCGTGATTGATGTGCCTACAGAATATTCGGGTTCTGTTATTTCGAGCTTGAACTTGCGAAAGGGACTTATGCAGAATATGGAAGATATTGGTACTTATACCCGCATCACCTATTCAGTACCAACGCGTGGTTTAATTGGTTTCCGTTCTGATTTTATTAATATGACCCATGGGGAAGGAACGTTGGTACAACGTCTTTCGGGATATGAAGCCTACAAGGGCGAAATTCCACAACGTGAAAATGGGGCTTTGATTTCCACCGACACAGGTGGAGCGATGACCTATGCTCTATGGAACATCCAAGAAAGAGGGCAGTTATTCATTGGTGCTCAAACACCGGTGTATGAAGGAATGATTATTGGTGTATCGGCCAAGAATATGGATATGGGTGTGAATCCATTGAAGAATAAGAAGATGACAGCTGTTCGTTCAACCGGTAATGATGAAGCGATGAAGCTTGTTCCACCACGTCAATTAACACTTGAAACAGCGATTGAATTTATCAATGATGATGAATTGGTTGAAATTACACCTGAAAATATTCGTATCCGTAAGAAATGGTTGACGGAGATTGACCGTCGCCGTCATGCGCGCGATATTGGTCGTATCGAAAGAGAAGAAAAATAA
- a CDS encoding GTP-binding protein, which produces MIKVDLISGFLGAGKTTLIQKLLAEVYKDKKVVLIENEFGEIGIDGSFLKEAGIVVNEINSGCICCTLQGDFRLALMKVVEEYHPDVLLIEPSGVGKLSDILSLVASVEDLEVHTQSTVVDADRALMYHKNFGEFFNDQIQNANCVILSRTQEIEQEKLEAVLNMIHELNKDVRVVTTPWSDISGEDLYDAMIHSKTPVSFNQFWLEEHHHEHKHNHDHECGCHHEHEHEHECCHHHEHNEKQEAIEKANEGLSEGNRIHIGAKEEQHHHHHNGLDADEVFDTIGIETIQRYSKSELDEVLARLPETILRAKGIVQDHKGNWFFFDYVPGSTDIREGKPAYTGLVTVIGTNVDVEKMKEIFKVH; this is translated from the coding sequence ATGATAAAAGTAGATTTAATTTCCGGCTTTCTAGGCGCCGGAAAAACCACGTTAATTCAAAAATTATTAGCGGAAGTATACAAAGATAAAAAAGTCGTTTTAATTGAAAATGAGTTTGGTGAAATTGGCATTGACGGCTCCTTCTTAAAAGAAGCAGGTATCGTTGTTAATGAGATTAATAGTGGTTGTATCTGTTGTACTTTACAAGGAGACTTCCGTTTAGCTTTAATGAAAGTTGTTGAAGAATACCATCCTGATGTTCTTCTAATTGAACCATCCGGTGTTGGCAAGTTATCCGATATTCTTAGTTTAGTAGCTTCGGTGGAGGACTTAGAAGTTCATACTCAAAGCACTGTGGTTGATGCTGATAGAGCTTTGATGTACCACAAGAATTTTGGTGAATTCTTTAATGATCAGATTCAAAACGCAAATTGTGTAATCCTATCTCGTACACAAGAAATTGAACAAGAAAAATTAGAAGCCGTCTTAAATATGATTCATGAATTGAATAAGGATGTTCGTGTTGTCACAACCCCCTGGTCCGATATTTCCGGAGAGGACTTATACGATGCCATGATTCATTCAAAAACGCCTGTATCTTTTAACCAATTTTGGCTAGAAGAACATCATCATGAACATAAGCACAACCATGACCATGAATGCGGTTGTCATCATGAACACGAACACGAACATGAATGTTGTCACCATCATGAACACAATGAAAAACAAGAAGCGATTGAAAAAGCTAATGAAGGTCTAAGTGAAGGCAATCGTATTCATATTGGCGCTAAGGAAGAACAACACCATCATCACCATAATGGCTTAGATGCGGATGAAGTTTTCGATACCATTGGAATTGAAACCATCCAGCGTTATTCCAAGTCTGAATTAGATGAAGTCCTAGCTCGATTACCGGAAACAATCCTTAGAGCCAAAGGTATTGTACAAGATCATAAAGGAAATTGGTTCTTCTTTGATTATGTACCGGGTTCTACAGATATTCGTGAAGGAAAGCCTGCTTACACTGGTTTAGTTACAGTGATTGGTACCAATGTTGACGTGGAAAAGATGAAAGAAATCTTTAAGGTTCACTAA
- a CDS encoding GTP-binding protein: MSVPVYLFSGFLDSGKTTLIKDTFQDSNFMEGVAHTLLIRFEQGEVDYEEDFLKERGIDLVTLEKHDEMSAELAAFLQQDYQPNQVFIECNGMQSLEPLIAHLPNEWLIVQLLTTVDAQTFELYINAMRSVLFEQLRFSDVVICNRCREDTKAAVLRGNIKAINPRATIYYEAEFGQPATLKEGTLPFDKKAPLLDIKDDDYGLWYMDASEHPDDYEGKSIILRGKFAQELPGYKQSFIFGRQAMVCCENDTNLCGLTVTGVRIDEMNLGDWIEVEGQLTGLELDQGQKTLILKAERVQFYNPPRDEFVYFS, translated from the coding sequence ATGTCTGTTCCGGTTTATTTGTTCTCCGGTTTCCTAGATTCCGGGAAAACTACTTTAATCAAGGATACGTTTCAAGATAGTAATTTTATGGAGGGGGTGGCTCATACTTTGCTCATTCGCTTTGAACAAGGTGAGGTTGACTATGAAGAAGACTTCCTCAAAGAACGCGGAATTGATTTGGTTACCTTAGAAAAACATGATGAGATGAGTGCCGAGTTAGCCGCTTTTCTTCAACAGGATTATCAACCAAACCAAGTGTTCATTGAGTGTAATGGCATGCAATCACTAGAACCTTTGATTGCTCATCTTCCAAATGAATGGTTAATTGTTCAATTATTGACAACTGTGGATGCACAAACTTTTGAGTTATACATCAATGCAATGCGTTCCGTCTTATTTGAACAACTTCGTTTCTCTGATGTGGTGATTTGCAATCGATGTCGAGAAGACACGAAAGCCGCTGTGTTACGAGGTAATATCAAAGCTATCAATCCAAGAGCGACTATTTATTATGAAGCTGAGTTTGGTCAACCAGCCACTTTAAAAGAAGGAACTCTTCCTTTTGATAAGAAGGCACCCTTATTAGACATCAAAGACGATGATTATGGTTTATGGTATATGGATGCTTCGGAACATCCGGATGACTATGAGGGAAAATCCATTATTCTTCGTGGCAAGTTTGCTCAAGAATTACCTGGTTATAAACAATCCTTTATCTTTGGTCGACAAGCTATGGTCTGTTGTGAAAATGATACGAATTTATGTGGTTTAACTGTAACTGGTGTTCGCATTGATGAAATGAATTTAGGCGATTGGATTGAAGTTGAAGGGCAACTAACCGGTTTAGAATTAGATCAAGGTCAAAAGACATTGATTTTAAAAGCAGAACGCGTTCAATTCTACAATCCGCCTAGAGATGAATTTGTGTATTTTAGCTAA
- a CDS encoding carboxylesterase/lipase family protein has product MKTIDIKVEQGILRGEQKGSQMIFKGIPYAKPPIQDNRFKSPQAMSHWIGVRDALEFGPICPQMDLKKLEIYGKEFYAGEQPKQSEDCLYLNIWAPTDYQGKKYPVVLWIHGGSFDHGYGFELPMDGKNYAIREVILVTMNYRVGAFGFMASPELTRDDPLHSISNLGLLDMISALRWVRRNIDAFGGDSDRITLMGQSAGAIACQILLASPLTRGMVSSVILQSGAGINDGMKRLQTKQEAYKTGKKMMDLLKVHNLKELRKVSTQKILATYEKLYGEDNELVFLPTLDHLVIEKELDEAFTKQEIMNVPILIGMTDDDLGVKEGKGAKSSFLYEGILNLVETRKDQEPVYMYIFKKKLPGDEVGAFHSSELWFTFGTLEKCWRPFDRRDYRLRDVILDQWTNFIKKGNPEGGWKAYRQDEPFIRVIV; this is encoded by the coding sequence ATGAAAACAATTGATATAAAAGTTGAACAAGGTATTTTGCGTGGTGAACAAAAGGGAAGCCAAATGATTTTTAAGGGCATTCCTTATGCGAAACCGCCAATTCAAGATAACCGTTTCAAGTCACCTCAAGCGATGTCCCATTGGATTGGTGTGCGCGATGCATTGGAATTTGGACCGATTTGCCCGCAAATGGATTTAAAGAAATTGGAAATCTATGGGAAAGAATTTTATGCTGGCGAACAACCAAAACAATCAGAAGATTGTTTGTATTTAAATATCTGGGCACCAACGGATTATCAAGGTAAAAAATACCCGGTTGTTTTGTGGATTCATGGTGGTTCTTTTGACCACGGTTATGGTTTTGAGTTGCCGATGGATGGTAAAAATTATGCCATTCGAGAAGTTATTTTAGTAACCATGAACTATCGAGTCGGTGCTTTTGGTTTTATGGCTAGTCCTGAGCTAACAAGAGATGATCCATTGCATTCAATTTCCAACTTAGGCTTGTTGGATATGATTTCAGCATTGCGTTGGGTAAGAAGAAACATTGATGCCTTTGGTGGGGATTCAGATCGAATTACATTAATGGGACAAAGTGCTGGTGCAATTGCTTGTCAGATATTATTAGCTTCGCCTTTAACAAGAGGCATGGTTTCATCTGTGATTTTACAATCAGGAGCCGGCATTAATGATGGTATGAAACGTCTTCAAACCAAGCAGGAAGCTTATAAGACCGGCAAGAAAATGATGGATCTTTTAAAAGTTCATAATTTAAAGGAACTCCGTAAAGTATCAACACAAAAAATCTTAGCCACTTATGAAAAATTGTATGGGGAAGATAATGAACTTGTTTTTTTACCAACCTTGGATCATTTAGTGATTGAAAAAGAGTTGGATGAGGCATTCACAAAACAAGAAATTATGAATGTGCCAATTTTAATCGGTATGACCGATGATGATTTAGGGGTGAAAGAAGGAAAAGGAGCGAAATCTTCTTTCTTATACGAAGGTATTTTGAACCTTGTAGAAACAAGAAAAGATCAAGAACCTGTATATATGTATATCTTTAAGAAGAAGTTACCGGGAGATGAAGTTGGTGCTTTCCATTCGAGTGAATTATGGTTTACTTTTGGAACATTAGAAAAATGTTGGCGTCCTTTTGATCGAAGAGATTATCGTTTACGGGATGTGATTTTGGATCAATGGACCAACTTTATTAAGAAAGGTAATCCGGAAGGAGGTTGGAAGGCTTATCGACAGGATGAACCATTTATCCGCGTGATTGTTTAG